The Porphyromonas sp. oral taxon 275 DNA window GTCCACCTGGAGCCTGACCACCGGAGAGGATGACCCCTGCGTTGAGTGGCTGAGCTGCAGCGGCCTCGCTGCTGGTCTCAAAGACGAGCTTGGGCAGCCCGTAGGTGTTGGGGAAGAGCTGCTGGATAGCTTCCTGGTCGCTTACGCTCTTGGTTGCTTCACCGAGGACAGCCTTTACATTGCCCTCTAGAGCCTTGGGCAGCTTGGGCGCGTACTTGCCACGAGCCTGCTGCAGTGCACTTTTAGTCATTGATCGATTATTGTGTTGTTAATCCGAAGTTTGCTTCTGCAAAGGTCTGAAATTTTATTCAAATAGCCGCTGCTCAGCCAGCTCGCGAGCCTTAGCCTTGGCTGCTGCGACACGCTGACGATGGAGGAAGGCAGCGTGATAGAGGCGGAGCTCCTGATAGCTGTAGCTACCCTCGGTAGCCTCGTAGATTGCCTTGAAGCCCTGCTCGCCGCGCATGTGCTCGAAGTGCGGAGCGAGCTCGTCGTAGATCGCGGGCTTGATGCCCGCCTCGCGCTCGCTCAGTAGGCCGCGCTCCATCAGCTGGGCGATGTGCCCCGCGATGGTGGAGGGAGCGAGCTCGCGCGCCTTGGCGATCTGGTTGAGGCTCTTGCCTGAGCGGAGCAGTGCGAGGGTCTGCTCCTGGGTACTGACCTTGGGCTCGCCAGTCGTGGTAGCCTGCTCTTGCTTCGCGCCCTTACCCTTGCCGGCGCTGCCCTCCTTGCTCTCGGGGACGATGTAGGGCGTCTTGAACTCGCTGTAGATGCCCTCGAGCCAACGCTTGAGCCGCCCGTCGATGTCGAGCTGCTCCCGCAGGAGCGGCTGTCCAGCACGGAGGGCCTGCATGATGCCCTGGATGCGGAAGAGCCCGCGCAGCGTCTGGATCAGTTGGCCGTGCAGCTCGTCGAGCTCGGCCTGGAACTCCTTGACCTTGCGCATGCCTCTGACCTTGCGCTGTACCTCCAGCAGGCTCCGCATGACCTCACGCCAGCGGGGGACGAAGTAGGCTGCTGCCTCCTCGATGCGTAGGGCGACGGCCTCCAGCGCCCCCTCCCCGCTCGCCCAGAGCTGCTGCAGCTGCAGGACGAAGCGCTCGGCGATCTGATGGAGCTCCTCGATGGTGGCGCTCACCTCAGCTGCCCAGTCCCCGAAGCTGCTCTTGGCGCTGCGCTCGCTCTCTATATGGTAGCTGAAGGCGTGGGTGCGGAAGCGCTGGGCACAGCCAGCCCAGCGGAAGGCTGCGAGGGTCTGCTCCTGCCAGTAGTCACGCTGGGCGGATGAGAGGCAGTCGGCCAGCTGGCTGTCGCTGGCCGCAGTCCCCTCGTAGGCCAGCAGGCGTGAGGGTACCGCGATCTGATGCCCGCGGTCGAGCTCCGAGATGAGGATGAGCCCCTCGGGACTGCGTAGACGGGAGAGGGCTACGTAGGCTTGGCCCGAGGAGAAGACGGCCTCGAGGTCGATGGCCGCCCGCTCGAAGGTCAAGCCCTGACTCTTGTGTATGGTGATAGCCCACGCCAGGCGCAGCGGGTAGTGCTTGAAGGTGCCGATGACCTCGGGTTGCATGTCCCCCGTCTCCTCGTCGAGGCCGTAGCGCTCGTTGTGCCAGGTGTAGACGGGTGCCTCGATCACCTCGCCCGTCTCGAGGCGTAGCAGCAGCTCCTCGCCGCTCATCTCCTCCACGGTCGCTAGACTGCCGTTGTAGTAGCGGCGGGGCGTCTCGCTGTCGTTCTTGATGAGCATGACGCGCGTCCCGACCTTGAGCGAGAGCATGGGGTCGACGGGGTAGAGCTGCTCGGGGAAGTCGCCCGAGATCTGGGCGTGGTAGTCCTGATAGGCGCCGGGGAGCTCCTCGAGGGCGTGGCGGTTGATCTCCTCAGCCCGCTGATTGTGCGTCGTCAGGCAGACATAGCCCTCGGTGCGGCTGGGGTCGAAGCTGCGGCGCACACGGCTCTCCAGCCAGGCTCGCTCGCTGGGCGTCGTCTCATTGTAGCGCAGATGATTTAGCAGCGTCACGAAGCGCTGATCCTGCTGGCGGTAGACCTTCTCCAGCTGCACATGGATGGGTGGGTACTGCCTGAGCACCTGCGCGTCGAAGAAGAAGTTGCTCTCGTAGTAGAGCCGTAGTCGCTCCTGCTCCTGGGGCTTGACCACGGGGGGCAGCTGCAGCATATCCCCGATGAAGAGCAGCTGTACGCCGCCGAAGGGGAGGGGCGAGCGCCGCACGCTCCTCAGCAGCGTATCCACCATATCGAGGGTGTCGGCACGCAGCATACTCACCTCGTCGATGATCAGCAGCTCCATGGCCTGCAGCAGCCGCACCTTCTGCTCGCGTAGATGTACGTGGCGGCGTAGGGTGGCGGGGGTGACGAAGAGCTGCTGCCCCTGCTCGGGCAGCCGGGCGCTACTGTCGGGGATGAAGGTCCCCAGCGGCAGCTGGAGGAGCGAGTGCAGCGTCACGCCGCCTGCGTTGAGCGCAGCTATGCCCGTGGGGGCGGCGACGACACAGGCCTTGTAGGTCTCCTGGATGATCTGCCGCAGTAGAGTCGTCTTCCCCGTTCCCGCCTTCCCGGTGAGGAATATGTTGTGCTTGCTGTGGGCTATGAGCTGCTTGATATAGTCTTGTCGCTGCATCCTAGGGCTTGTGCTTGGTTTTGGGGACAAAGGTACGGCTTTGCGCTCGGGCGCTGGCTCCGCTGCTCTCGCGCATGCCGCAGGACTGCCGCAGCGAAGGGCGACGTGCCTTGGTTATGGCCAAGGCCTCGGGCTCGGCGACACCTTAGCCTATACCTTATATATAGGTAGGGCGTCATCACCCAGCGGGGATGACGCCCTAAGTTGTATCGGGGCTTCGGCTAGCCTTGCTCCTCCTCGTGCTCTATGGTCGAGGGGTCGAAGGTCGGCACCTTGATATGCAGGGCGACGGCCAGCACGCGGAAGAGGAGCACCGAGCAGGCCGAGATGAACTGCACCCACTCGATGGACATCCCCGTATAGTGCGCCAGCAGCACGTAGATCACTGCCCCGAGGAGGCAGGCCGAGGCGTAGAAGTCCGTGCGGAAGATCAGCGGCGTCTCGCTGATGAGGATGTCACGGATGAGCCCGCCGAAGGAGCCTGTCACCGTCCCCATGACGATGGCAACCCACCAGGGGAAGGCCGCGGCGTAGGACTTCGCTACCCCTACGACGACGAAGAGGCCGAGCCCCACGGCGTCGAAGAAGAAGAGCGAGTGATTGAGCCGCACCACGTGGCGCCTGAAGACTATGGTGAAGAGTAGCGCCAGCCCCGTGATGACGAGGTAGGAGGGCTGCACCAGCCAGAAGGGCTTGATGTCTAGGAGAATGTCGCGGATCGTCCCCCCGCCCACGGCCGTGACGAAGCCGACGACGTAGGCACCGAACCAGTCGAAGCCCTTAGCGGCCGCCAGTCGGATACCACTGATGGCAAAGGCAAGCGTGCCGAGGTAGTCGCACCAGTTGACGAAGTCGTTGACGTCAACGATTTGCTCAAGCTGCATGGCTGCTGGGGACTAATAGGACTCGTCGATCGTGGGGAAGCTGCGCTCCTTGACGGCAGCGATGTAGTCGCTCGTGGCCTGGCGTATGGCCGCGCCCACGGCACCGAAGCGGCGTAGGAACTTCGGGCTGAAGCTCTCCTCCATCCCGAGCATGTCCTGCGAGACCAGTACCTGACCATCTACATCTGCCCCCGCCCCGATGCCGATGACGGGGATGGAGAGCTGCTGGGCGATCATCGCCGCCAGGCGTGCAGGTACCTTCTCCAGCACGAGGGCGCAGCAGCCTGCACGCTCCAGTGCCTCGGCCTGCGACTGGATGGCGCTGGCCTGGGCGCTGTCGCGCCCCTGCAGGCGGTAGCCGCCGAGCTGGTGGACGGACTGGGGCGTCAGCCCGAGATGCCCGACCACGGGGATACCCACGGTGGTGAGCTGGCGCACGGTGTCGATGAGCTCGGGGGAGCCGCCCTCGAGCTTGAGGGCATCACAGCCCGTCTCCTTCATGATGCGGATAGCAGAGCTGAGGGCCTGCTGGGCGGAGACCTGATAGCTACCGAAGGGCATATCTACGACGACGAAGGCACGCCGCACCCCGCGCACGACGGAGGCGCCGTGGTAGATCATCTGGTCGAGGGTGATGGGTAGAGTGGTGCTGTGACCTGCCATGACATTGGCTGCGGAGTCCCCTACGAGGAGGATGTCCACACCCGCGCTATCGAGGAGGCGCGCCATGGTGTAGTCGTAGGCGGTGAGCATACTGATGAGCTCGCCCGACTGCTTCATCGTGGCGAGGCTATGTGTCGTGAGCTTCTTAGTCTCAGGCTGGTGTTGTGACACGTCTGTCTTACTTAGTTAGTACTTTATATCCTATTTATAAGCAGAGCGCATACCCCCGGCGTCCGAGTGGGACGCTAGGGGTATGCTGCTGTTCTGATCGATCTCTAGTTGGTACTGCGGCTACTAGCGCTTACTCCCACTCGATGGTGCTGGGTGGCTTGGAGGAGATATCGTAGACGACGCGGTTGACGCCGCGCACCTTATTGATGATCTCGCCCGAGACCTTCGCCAGGAACTCGTAGGGGAGGTGGGCCCAGTCGGCACTCATCGCGTCCGTGCTGGTGACAGCACGCAGTGCGATGGTGTACTCGTAGGTACGCTCATCACCCATCACGCCGACCGAGCGAATGGGCAGCAGGATGGCTCCTGCCTGCCAGACCTCGTCGTAGAGCCCCCACTGGCGCATCATCGTCATGTAGATGTCGTCGGCATTCTGGAGGATCTCCACCTTCTCAGCCGTGATCTCGCCCAGGATGCGGATGCCGAGGCCAGGGCCGGGGAAGGGCTGGCGCTTGATGAGGTGCTCCTGCATGCCCATCTCCAGGCCTACGCGGCGTACCTCGTCCTTGAAGAGCAGGCGCAGCGGCTCGACGAGCTTGAGCTTCATGCGCTCGGGCAGGCCGCCTACGTTGTGGTGGCTCTTGATGACCGTCCCCGTGATGCTGAGCGACTCGATGACGTCGGGGTAGATGGTGCCCTGACCGAGCCACTTGATGTCCTTGAGCTTGTGCGCCTCCTCATCGAAGACCTCGATGAAGCCGCGGCCGATGATCTTGCGCTTCTCCTCGGGGTCGGTGACGCCCTTCAGGGCGCTGAGGAACTTGTCCCGAGCATTGACGCCGATGACGTTCAGCCCCAGGTGCTCGTAGTCGCGCAGGACGCTCTCGAACTCGCCCTTGCGTAGCAGGCCGTGGTCGACGAAGATACAGGTGAGGTTCTTGCCAATGGCCTTGTGCAGCAGCACGGCCGTCACCGAGGAGTCGACACCGCCCGAGAGTGCGAGGATGACCTTGTCGTCGCCCAGCTGCGCTTGGAGCTCGGCCACCGTAGCCTCGACGAAGGAGGCAGGCGACCAGTTGCCCTTGATGCCCGTGAGCTCAAGGAAGTTGCCGAGCAACTTCGTCCCCTCCTCGGAGTGGAAGGCCTCGGGGTGGAACTGTACGCCCCAGGTATGCTCGCCGTCGATGCGGAAGGCCGCTGCGGGTACATCCTCCGTGCTGGCGATGATGCGGAAGCCCTTGGGCAGCGTCGTGATGGTATCGCCGTGCGACATCCATACGGTGCTGCCTGGGGTCAGTCCCTTCAGCAGCGGGTCGTTGGCATGGTGTAGCGTCAGGTGGGCACGTCCATACTCGCGGCTATCGCAGGGCTCTACCTGACCGCCAGCCTGATGGACGAGGCTCTGAGCGCCATAGCAGATGCCTAGCAGGGGGCGCTGGCCACGGATGGCTGCGAGCTCGGTGCGGAAGGCCTCCGCATCGTAGACCGAATAGGGGCTACCCGAGAGGATGATCCCCGCGATACCCGTGAGGTCCTGGGGGAGCTTGTTGTAGGGGACGATCTCACAGTAGGTATTGAGCTCTCTGAGGCGACGCCCGATGAGCTGTGTGGTCTGTGAGCCGAAGTCAAGGATGAGTATCTTCTCCTGCATAGTTGCTTCTGTTGGCTTACTCTGGTGGAACAATGTAACGCAAAGATACACATAAGGCCGCGGATGGCAAGTCTTCTGTCGGGCCGCAGGCTCAATCCACCTCACGAGCTAGGCGGGGCGGCGAGTGGGCGCCTTCGCCTAGGCGGCAGAGGGAGGCTCCGAATGGGGGCGAAGCCTCCGCAGTGAGGCGACGGGGTGCGGCGACTGCCTGCTCCCGCCTCCGTGAGGGATATCCCTCAGCGCGCTGACGGCTATCCCTCGCGTCCCTCACGGACGTCCCTCAGCCCTCTGACTGATATCCCTCACGGAGCCTCCCCCTATGGCCTCGCTTCGCTGGGGCTTATCCCAGCCTGCCTGCTCCTTCAGGATAGAGGAGGTGGGTGACGGCCTTGGCTCCTAGCCCCGAGCGGAGAGGCCAGGCGGCTCCAGCCTCGGGGGCGTACGCCCACGGCGTGGGGTGCACCTCCGCGCTCCGATCGGCTATTTCTTTGTAGCTTTGCTCCATGATGAATCAGCACGGAATATCGGTCATTATCCACACCTACAATGCGGAGCAGCACCTGGAGCGTGTGCTCCAGTCGGTCGCGGGCTTCGACGAGCTCATCGTCTGCGATATGGAGAGCACGGATGCGACACTCGCCATCGCCGAGCGGCATGGCTGCCGCATCCTCACCTTCCCGCGTGGGGAGCATAGGATCGCCGAGCCAGCCCGCCAGTTCGCCATCGACCGTGCCAGCTGTGACTGGATCCTGACCGTCGACGCCGACGAGCTCGTGAGCCCCGAGCTGCGGGACTACCTCTACGCGCATATCGCCTCGGAGCAGCCTGCCGCGGGGCTATATCTAGCGCGGCGCAACTACTTCATGGGGCGCTTCCTGCACGCAGCCTATCCCGACTACGTGCTGCGCTTCTTCCGCCGCGAGCAGACGACCTGGGCGCCCTATGTGCATACGCTGCCCGTAGTCGTCGGCGAGGTAGCGCACATCGACAAGCGGCGGTACGAGCTGGCGCTGGAGCATCTAGCCAACGACTCGGTCGCGGTCATCCTACGCAAGACCAACGACTACTCTGACAACGAGCAGATCAAGCGCTCGGGCAAGCGCTACGGCGTCGCGGCGCTCTTCCTGCGCCCGATGGTGCGCTTCACCAAGTCCTACTTCATCAAGGGGGGCTGCCGCGACGGCGTCCCTGGACTCATCCATGCCCTGCTGGACGGCGTCTACCAGCTGGTGATGGTGGCCAAGAACATCGAGCGTCGTCAGGGCAAGCCTTAGCCTAGCGCCTTGTCCTAAGACCCTTACTACCTTCTCCTAAGACAGCCCTCATGCAGCCCCTACGATTGACCTTCCTCATCACCAGCCTACGCGACGGCGGCATCGAGACGGTGCTGCTGGAGTACCTCCAGCACCTAGCGGAGGATCCGCGCTACCGTCTGACGCTAGCCATCGCTAGCTATATGGGAGATCTGGAGGTCTATAGGGAGCGCATCCCCGAGGGCGTGCGGGTATGCTATCTCGTCCAGGCGGCTCCACTGGTCTACGTGCCGCAGCAGCGTGCACGCCGTAGGCTGGGGGGCGCCATCAAGCTCTGTGACCAGCTGCTGGCGAACCCGCTGCGGCGCTGGCTCGTGCAGCGTGGCATCCAGCGCCTCGAGGCGGAGACGGATATCTTCGTGGACTTCGATACCTGTGCCTACAGCTATCTGCGCTCCATCGGGCGGCCGAAGGTCGCCTTCCTGCACTTCAGTCTCGAGCAGCTCATGCAGCAGAATGCCCGCCGCATGCAGCGTATCGGGCGTATGCTCCCGCTCTACGATCGTGTCGTCTGTATCTCGGAGGCCATGCGCGCTGAGGCCGAGCAGCTCTTCCCAGAGCTGGGGTCTCGCCTGCGCGTGCTCTACAATCCCAAGGACGTCGCGCGCCTTCGGCAGCGCGCCTCGGAGCTGCCCGAGGATCCGCGCATCCAGCGTCCCTACCTGCTGGCAGTGGAGCGACTGGAGGAGTCGCAGAAGGACCTCAGCACGCTGCTGCGCGCCTATGCCCTGCTCCAGAGGGACTACGGAGTCGAGGAGCAGCTCTATATCATAGGGAAGGGGGGATCGGAGGGCGAGCTGCGGCAGCTCGCAGAGGAGCTCGGGATAGCAGGCTCAGTGTGTTTTCTAGGCTTCATCAGCAACCCCTATCCCTGGATCCAGCGCTGTCGCCTCATGGTGCACAGCGCGAAGTTCGAGGGGCTACCTACGGTCATGATCGAGGGGCTCCTGCTGGGCAAGCTCATTGTGGCGAGCGACTGCCCTACGGGGCCTCGCGAGATCCTCGAGGGGGGAGCAGCAGGGATGCTGGTGCCTGTGGGGGATGCCTCGGCCTTCGCCAGCGCCATCCATCGCCTCCTGACGGACGAGGCCTATGCTCGAGAGCTCGCCTGTGGGGCAGCGCTCGCGGCGGGGCGCTTCACCTTCGAGACCATCGCCCCCCAGCTCGACGAGCTCTTCCTTGGGCTAGCTGAGGGAAAGGCTTAGCCCTTCTTCCTCGAGAGCTCCCGCACTACCTTATATATACGCTCTAGGATATAGTCCGCGCGCGTCGCTCCGATAGCTCGATGTAGCTCCTGGAGGGCGTGGGTGCGGCTCGCCTTGTCCCTATTGAGGCGCAGAGTCTGCTTGTAGAGGTGGCCACGGCGTAGGCGCTGCTCCCAGCGGCTGGGGTAGCCGTGGGCGTTGAGGTAGCGGGTGATGGCGACGTGCTCCGAGAGGCGCGCCCCCGACTGATCGGAGCGCACCGTGACGCGCTGGGTGTGCTGGCGGAAGCGGTTGAGCTTGCTCCTGAGCTCCAGCACGGCTCCCTGCTCCACCAGCTTGATCCAGAAGAGCCAGTCCCCGCAGGAGCGCATCCCGAGATAAGCCTTGCCCTCGAGCCGCAGCCAGGCCTCGCGACGGAAGACGACCATGCTGGCATTGTAGATACTGTTCTCTCGGGAGAGCCTATGACGCAGGTAGTAGTAGGAGCTGTAGGTATAGAGCTGCTGATCCTCCTGCCATCGGTCGTAGTCGCGGGGAAGCCTCTCGCCGTGTTCGTCGACCTGCAGCGAGCCGCAGTAGGCCAGTACTGCGTCGGGCTGCGCCTCTAGGGCTGCCACGAGCCGATCCAGCAGCTCGGGCGTGCAGCTGTCGTCACTCTCCGCGATCCATACGTAGCGGCCACGCGCCAGCTCGAGGCCCCGCTCCCACTGAGCGAAGGGGCTGCCGCTGTTCTGCTCGTTGGGGACGTAGTGGCTGACCTTGGGATGGGAGGCGTAGCGCTCTAGGATGCTGCGGCTCTCGTCGGTGGAGCAGTCGTCCAGCAGGATGAGCTCGAAGTCCTGAAAGCGCTGCGTGAGGATGCTCTCGAGGCGCTCCTCGAGGTAGCGCGCATAGTTGTAGTTCGGCACGATGACCGAGACGAGGGGGGCGTCCATAGCTGGGCGTATCTAGGTGAGTGAGGGGCGGGATTGCTAGTAGCGGCGCCCTGTGAGCTGGCCGAGGACCTTGGTGAGGCGCTCGAGGAGGAAGTCCCTGCGGGTGGCACCGAGCTGCTGGTGGAGGTAGCCGAGGCAGCGGGTACCGAGCTCAGGCTCCCTGCGTCTGAGGCGGCTGCACTCCTTGTAGAGCTGTCCCCGACGGCGGTGGCGCTCCATCCAGCCGAGTGGATAGCGCTCCTCGATGTAGCGGGCGATGTCGATCTGCTCCCTGAGGCGCTCCCCCGAGCGGTCGGAGCGCATGGTCACGCGCTGGGTGTGCTGGCGGAAGCGGTTGAGCTTGAGCCGCAGCTCGAGGACGTCCCCCCAGCGTGAGAGCTCCAGCCAGAAGATGCCGTCCCCGCAGTAGCGCATACGGGCGTAGGTCGTGTCGATGCACTCCGCGGCCGTGCGGCGGAAGAGCACCTTGCTGGCGTTGTAGAGGGTGTCGCGGTGGCGCATCGCCTTGTAGAGGTACTGCTCGGGGCTGTCGCGATGCAGGCTGCCGTCTGGCTCCCAGCCGTCGAAGTCACGCTCCAGTGGCTTGCCCTCCTCGTCTATTTGCACGGAGCCCACGTGCGCCATCACGGCCTGGGGCTCGGACTCGAGGATGCTGACGAGCTGCCCCAGGAGCTCGGGCGTGCAGCTGTCATCGCTCTCCGCGATCCATACGTACTTGCCCTGCGCCAGCTCGAGACCCCGCTCCCACTGGGCGAAGGGGCTACCGCTGTTGTGCTCATTGGGGACGTAGTGGCTGACCTTGGGATGGGTGGCGTAGCGCTCGAGGATGCTGCGGCTCTCGTCGGTAGAGCAGTCGTCAAGCAGGATGAGCTCGAAGTCCTGGAAGCTCTGCCCGAGGATGCTCTCGATGCGCTCCTCGAGGTAGCGCGCGTAGTTGTAGTTCGGCACGATGACCGAGACAAGGGGCTGGGGCATAGATATAGGGGTGTGAAGGGGCTAAGACTTGGCCGCATGCGCCTCAGCCTCACGGCGGGCGAGGATTTGCTCTATAGGGCTGTGGTCGATGGCCCCAGTCTTGGGATTACGTCTGAGGTCATACTCCCAGCGCGTGCGCTTCCAGCGGTTGTGGCTCCAGAGGTAGAGCTCGGGCGAG harbors:
- a CDS encoding helix-turn-helix domain-containing protein, with translation MQRQDYIKQLIAHSKHNIFLTGKAGTGKTTLLRQIIQETYKACVVAAPTGIAALNAGGVTLHSLLQLPLGTFIPDSSARLPEQGQQLFVTPATLRRHVHLREQKVRLLQAMELLIIDEVSMLRADTLDMVDTLLRSVRRSPLPFGGVQLLFIGDMLQLPPVVKPQEQERLRLYYESNFFFDAQVLRQYPPIHVQLEKVYRQQDQRFVTLLNHLRYNETTPSERAWLESRVRRSFDPSRTEGYVCLTTHNQRAEEINRHALEELPGAYQDYHAQISGDFPEQLYPVDPMLSLKVGTRVMLIKNDSETPRRYYNGSLATVEEMSGEELLLRLETGEVIEAPVYTWHNERYGLDEETGDMQPEVIGTFKHYPLRLAWAITIHKSQGLTFERAAIDLEAVFSSGQAYVALSRLRSPEGLILISELDRGHQIAVPSRLLAYEGTAASDSQLADCLSSAQRDYWQEQTLAAFRWAGCAQRFRTHAFSYHIESERSAKSSFGDWAAEVSATIEELHQIAERFVLQLQQLWASGEGALEAVALRIEEAAAYFVPRWREVMRSLLEVQRKVRGMRKVKEFQAELDELHGQLIQTLRGLFRIQGIMQALRAGQPLLREQLDIDGRLKRWLEGIYSEFKTPYIVPESKEGSAGKGKGAKQEQATTTGEPKVSTQEQTLALLRSGKSLNQIAKARELAPSTIAGHIAQLMERGLLSEREAGIKPAIYDELAPHFEHMRGEQGFKAIYEATEGSYSYQELRLYHAAFLHRQRVAAAKAKARELAEQRLFE
- a CDS encoding trimeric intracellular cation channel family protein; this translates as MQLEQIVDVNDFVNWCDYLGTLAFAISGIRLAAAKGFDWFGAYVVGFVTAVGGGTIRDILLDIKPFWLVQPSYLVITGLALLFTIVFRRHVVRLNHSLFFFDAVGLGLFVVVGVAKSYAAAFPWWVAIVMGTVTGSFGGLIRDILISETPLIFRTDFYASACLLGAVIYVLLAHYTGMSIEWVQFISACSVLLFRVLAVALHIKVPTFDPSTIEHEEEQG
- the panB gene encoding 3-methyl-2-oxobutanoate hydroxymethyltransferase, whose amino-acid sequence is MKQSGELISMLTAYDYTMARLLDSAGVDILLVGDSAANVMAGHSTTLPITLDQMIYHGASVVRGVRRAFVVVDMPFGSYQVSAQQALSSAIRIMKETGCDALKLEGGSPELIDTVRQLTTVGIPVVGHLGLTPQSVHQLGGYRLQGRDSAQASAIQSQAEALERAGCCALVLEKVPARLAAMIAQQLSIPVIGIGAGADVDGQVLVSQDMLGMEESFSPKFLRRFGAVGAAIRQATSDYIAAVKERSFPTIDESY
- the guaA gene encoding glutamine-hydrolyzing GMP synthase, which gives rise to MQEKILILDFGSQTTQLIGRRLRELNTYCEIVPYNKLPQDLTGIAGIILSGSPYSVYDAEAFRTELAAIRGQRPLLGICYGAQSLVHQAGGQVEPCDSREYGRAHLTLHHANDPLLKGLTPGSTVWMSHGDTITTLPKGFRIIASTEDVPAAAFRIDGEHTWGVQFHPEAFHSEEGTKLLGNFLELTGIKGNWSPASFVEATVAELQAQLGDDKVILALSGGVDSSVTAVLLHKAIGKNLTCIFVDHGLLRKGEFESVLRDYEHLGLNVIGVNARDKFLSALKGVTDPEEKRKIIGRGFIEVFDEEAHKLKDIKWLGQGTIYPDVIESLSITGTVIKSHHNVGGLPERMKLKLVEPLRLLFKDEVRRVGLEMGMQEHLIKRQPFPGPGLGIRILGEITAEKVEILQNADDIYMTMMRQWGLYDEVWQAGAILLPIRSVGVMGDERTYEYTIALRAVTSTDAMSADWAHLPYEFLAKVSGEIINKVRGVNRVVYDISSKPPSTIEWE
- a CDS encoding glycosyltransferase family 2 protein — encoded protein: MMNQHGISVIIHTYNAEQHLERVLQSVAGFDELIVCDMESTDATLAIAERHGCRILTFPRGEHRIAEPARQFAIDRASCDWILTVDADELVSPELRDYLYAHIASEQPAAGLYLARRNYFMGRFLHAAYPDYVLRFFRREQTTWAPYVHTLPVVVGEVAHIDKRRYELALEHLANDSVAVILRKTNDYSDNEQIKRSGKRYGVAALFLRPMVRFTKSYFIKGGCRDGVPGLIHALLDGVYQLVMVAKNIERRQGKP
- a CDS encoding glycosyltransferase, encoding MQPLRLTFLITSLRDGGIETVLLEYLQHLAEDPRYRLTLAIASYMGDLEVYRERIPEGVRVCYLVQAAPLVYVPQQRARRRLGGAIKLCDQLLANPLRRWLVQRGIQRLEAETDIFVDFDTCAYSYLRSIGRPKVAFLHFSLEQLMQQNARRMQRIGRMLPLYDRVVCISEAMRAEAEQLFPELGSRLRVLYNPKDVARLRQRASELPEDPRIQRPYLLAVERLEESQKDLSTLLRAYALLQRDYGVEEQLYIIGKGGSEGELRQLAEELGIAGSVCFLGFISNPYPWIQRCRLMVHSAKFEGLPTVMIEGLLLGKLIVASDCPTGPREILEGGAAGMLVPVGDASAFASAIHRLLTDEAYARELACGAALAAGRFTFETIAPQLDELFLGLAEGKA
- a CDS encoding glycosyltransferase family 2 protein, with amino-acid sequence MDAPLVSVIVPNYNYARYLEERLESILTQRFQDFELILLDDCSTDESRSILERYASHPKVSHYVPNEQNSGSPFAQWERGLELARGRYVWIAESDDSCTPELLDRLVAALEAQPDAVLAYCGSLQVDEHGERLPRDYDRWQEDQQLYTYSSYYYLRHRLSRENSIYNASMVVFRREAWLRLEGKAYLGMRSCGDWLFWIKLVEQGAVLELRSKLNRFRQHTQRVTVRSDQSGARLSEHVAITRYLNAHGYPSRWEQRLRRGHLYKQTLRLNRDKASRTHALQELHRAIGATRADYILERIYKVVRELSRKKG
- a CDS encoding glycosyltransferase; translation: MPQPLVSVIVPNYNYARYLEERIESILGQSFQDFELILLDDCSTDESRSILERYATHPKVSHYVPNEHNSGSPFAQWERGLELAQGKYVWIAESDDSCTPELLGQLVSILESEPQAVMAHVGSVQIDEEGKPLERDFDGWEPDGSLHRDSPEQYLYKAMRHRDTLYNASKVLFRRTAAECIDTTYARMRYCGDGIFWLELSRWGDVLELRLKLNRFRQHTQRVTMRSDRSGERLREQIDIARYIEERYPLGWMERHRRRGQLYKECSRLRRREPELGTRCLGYLHQQLGATRRDFLLERLTKVLGQLTGRRY